The Fervidobacterium sp. sequence TAAAAAACCTGAAGGTACAGACCTAATGAAAGAGATTTCGTCTTTAATTCGTCGTGGTGCCGACACATTTATTAACCATGAGTACAGAACCGTACTTACGTATGCTATCGTTATTGCCGTTGTTCTATCAATATTAACAGCATGGTATGTCGGTGTTGCCTTTTTAGTTGGAGCAGCGATGAGTTCACTTGCTGGATACATTGGAATGAAGGCTGCTACAAGGGCGAACGCAAGGGTAACCGAACAAGCAAGGTTAACAAAACAAATAGGTAAAGCTTTAAAAGTCGCATTCCAAGGTGGCTCTGTTATGGGAATATCTGTAGCAAGCTTGGCTTTGTTAGGTTTGAACATTGTTATACTACTTTTTAAACATCAACTTGAACAGAGTTCTATGATACTTGTTCAAAATCGGATTGGTGTAAGTTTCATACCTTTTGCAATGACAATATCAGGCTACGCACTCGGTTGCTCAATAGTCGCTATGTTTGACAGGGTAGGGGGAGGAGTTTACACAAAAGCGGCTGACATGGCTGCAGATCTTGTTGGTAAGACCGAATTAAAGCTACCAGAGGATGATCCGAGAAATCCAGCAACTATCGCTGATAATGTAGGTGACAACGTGGGAGATGTTGCCGGACTTGGCGCAGATCTTTTAGAAAGTTACATGGGTGCAATACTGTCAGTTATAGTTTTAGCGTGCTATACATTTGTGCTTTCTGGACAAAAATACTATGATGTTCTTCTAAATTTGGTGTATTACCCTGTTGGTTTTGCAGCTGTTGGTTTAATATCGTGCATCGTAGGAATTCTGTTCGTCATACTAAAAAAATCTTCAGATAAACCTCATGCAGAATTAAACTATTCGCTGATAATATCAGCGTTACTAACAATTATTGGTAACTATTTCTTCACTGATATTATCCTAAACAAACCAAATTACCAAGAAGCGTTGGTACTATACGGTTTTAGATTTGGACCATTTTCCGCATTCTTTGCCGCAATAATAGGTATATTTGCTGGAATAATCATTGGTTTGCTCGCGGAATATTACACTTCAGATAACTTTACCCCAACAAAAAGGCTGAGTTATAAATCGATCGATGGAACGGGGATGGTTATAAGCGGTGGGATGGCACTTGGTATGAAAAGCACATTTTTACCATGTTTGGTTCTTTTCTTTTCAATATATCTTGCCGATAGACTCTCTGGTCTTTATGGTGTTGCTATGGCTGCAGTAGGAATGTTATCGTTTGTTGGAACATCTGTAACTGTGGATTCATACGGACCCATAGCGGATAATGCAGGTGGTATTAGTGAAATGGCTGGACTTGAACCTGAGGTTAGGCATATAACCGATAGACTTGACATGGTTGGAAATACAACAGCTGCTATAGGAAAAGGATTTGCAATAGGTTCGGCATCACTTGCTGCATTATCACTTTTTGCATCTTACATGTTCTCACAAACTACACCTGGTGAATATGTTAAAAGTATACAAGAATTGCTTAATTTAAATATAATAAACTCAAGGACACTTGGTGGAGCTGTTTTGGGTGCTTCATTACCTTACCTTTTCAGTGGAATATTGATAGAAGCAGTTGTCAAATCAGCTGGAAAGATGGTTGAAGAAATAAGAAGACAAGTGAAAGAAAAACCAGGTATTCTCGATGGAAAAGAGAAGCCTGATTATGAAAAATGTATAGCTATTAGCGCTGATGGGGCTTTACGTGAGATGGTGTTACCAGCCATGATATCTATCGCCACTCCGCTTATATCTGGTTTCCTTTTTGGTGTTCAATTTGTTGGTGGATTACTTGTTGGTACAACGCTTAGTGGTATCATGCTTGCGTTATACACAGCTAACGCAGGAGGGGCTTGGGACAACGCAAAAAAACATCTTGAGCAAGGTAAAATCAAAGGCTTAGGAAAGGGATCACCTGAACATGCAGCACTCGTTGTGGGCGATACTGTGGGTGATCCGTTGAAAGATACCGTTGGTCCAAGTTTGGATATACTGATAAAAATAATGGCTGTTGTATCGTTAATCTTTGCTCCCTTATTTGAAAGATTCAGTATCTTGTAACATTTTCTTTCAAGCAACGGACATTGAAACACTTGAAATAAGAGAAAAGTATGGTAAAATGATATAATAGCAGACAAAAAATAATCAAATCGGGGTGTAGCGCAGGTGGCTAGCGCGCTTGCATGGGGCGCAAGAGGTCGCTGGTTCAAGTCCAGTCACCCCGACCAAAATCGGACTTCGAATCGAGATTCGGAGTCCGATTTTTTTTTTACGTTAACAAACCAAGATCTACAAGGAGTTTGAAAAAGTCCAATGTTGTTTTGGAAATATAACTTTTTATTAAACAAAGAATTATCATGAATGATAAAATATATTCCAGAAAGGATAAACAAGCTAGGGTTGGTATTAGCAATTTTTAACAAAGAGGAGTGTGACATTTGTGAAATATGCGCTATTAGGTTTCGGATTAAGTAATAAGTACGCAGCAAAGTTTTTGATGAAAATTGGTGAAGAGATCTTTGTTAGCGAAGGTGGGAAACTTTCGCAAGACGATAAAAAATTCCTTGATGAAAACAAAATACCATACGAAGAAGGAGAAAATTCCGAAAAAATTCTTCAAGCAGAGGTAATATTAACCAGTCCAAGTGTACCTCACAACCATCCTGTACTTGTCAAAGCTCAACAGCTAGGAAAATACGTTGATACCGAGATAACGTACTTTATGAAATACTTAGACTGGAACCCAAAAATCATCGCCGTCACCGGCTCGGTAGGCAAAAGTACAACAGTTGCAATGATAAATCACTTAATTTCAAAATTTTCATCGTCTCAAATCTCTGGAAATTTTGGAATTCCGATTGCACAAGTATTATTAGAGGGAAAAAAGCCAGGTTATATAGTTGTTGAAATAAGTAGTTTTCAATTGTATTGGACACCCTATTTCAAACCTCATGTTGCCGTCATAACAAACATCTATCCAAATCATCTTGACTGGCATCCAACGATGGAACATTACGCAAACTCAAAAATGAAAATTGCGAAATTTCAGGATAAACAAGACTATTTTATCTACAATCCAAAAGATACTGAAACACTCAAAAGAATTCAATACGTACAAGCAACAAAAGTACCTTTTATCGCAGATTTTGAATTTGAAGAAATCCCATTCCACATACGCACAAGACAGAATGTCGAAAACATAGCCGCTGCAAAGACAGTTATTAACGTACTCAACTTACAATTTAATATGAACATGCTTGAAGATTTTGTCCCACTTCCACACAGAATGGAATATTGTGGGACAATAAACGGTGCACATTACTACAACGACTCGAAAGCGACAAATGCGGCTGCAGTTGTTAAAGCTCTTGAAAACTTCGACAAGAATCTCTTTCTTATAATCGCTGGCAAAGGAAAAAATGAAGATTACACTGTTTTAGCTGATAAAATAAAAGAAAAATGTAAACACGTGGCAATAATCGGTCCCATAGCTGATTCAATCGAACCTTACCTAAAAGAAAGGAATGTGAATTACAAAAGGTATTCTGATATTGAGCAAGCAGTAAGAGAAATATCTCAGATAGCAAGAGAAGGAGATTTCGTACTTTTGGGACCGGCTGGTGCAAGCTACGACGCGTACAAAAACTTCGAAGAAAGAGGCAACCACTACAAAAAAATAGTTAAAGAAATTCAAGATGCTTTTTCTTAAGGGTCTGAAGTAAAGCTTAATCGTGAATATGCCTTAGAATTTGGACAAAAATAGAGAGGAGGACTTTTCATGATAGGTTATGAAATATTCATACGTTCGTTCGCAGATTCAAACGATGACGGAATAGGTGATTTTAGGGGTATTGCACAGAAGGTAGATTACTTTAAAATGTTGGGAGTCGATCTTATCTGGCTAACTCCGCATTTCAAATCTCCAAGTTATCATGGATACGATATTATTGACTATTTTGACACTAACAGTACGTTTGGTTCTTTGGAAGATTTCAGATACATGGTTGATACACTCCATGCAAATGGAATAAAGCTGATAATAGACTTACCACTTAACCATGTTTCAGACAGACATCCTTGGTTCAAAGCTGCCATGAATGGTGAAAAGCCTTATGTGGACTATTTTCTCTGGGTACAACCTCATTTTAACACAGCAGAGAAAAGACACTGGGATGAGGAATTGCTTTGGCACAACAGAAATGGAAAATGGTACTATGGTGTTTTCGGTGGTTCTTCACCAGATCTGAACTATGAAAATCCGGAAGTTGTGGAAAAGTCACTAGAAATTGTTGAATTCTGGCTCAAACAAGGTGTTGATGGTTTTAGATTCGATGCAGCAAAACATATATATGACTACGACATAGAAGAAGGGACGTTCAGATACAAACACGACAAGAATGTAAATTATTGGCAACTCGTAATGGATAAGGCACGTTCTGTTAAAGGTGCGGAGGTGTTCGCTGTTACAGAAGTCTGGGATGACCCTGAGATAGTTGACAGATACGCTAAAACTATAGGTTGTTCTTTCAACTTTTACTTTACAGAAGCGATAAGGGAATCGATGCAACATGGCGCTGTGTACAAAATTGTTGACTGTTTCCAAAGAACTCTTACAAAGAAGCCGTACAAGCCAAGTAATTTCACAGGCAACCATGACATGCACAGATTAGCTCAATTGCTACCACAAGAAGAGCAAAGAAAGGTATTCTTCGGTTTGCTGATGACAACTCCTGGTGTCCCATTCATCTATTATGGTGATGAACTTGGAATGAAAGGCATGTACGATTCAACCTTTACAGAAGATGTAATCGAACCATTCCCTTGGTACGCTTCATTGTCTGGTGAAGGACAAACATTTTGGAAGGCAGTAAGATTCAACAGAGCATTTACAGGCGTTGCTGTTGAAGAACAAATAAATAGAGAGACAAGTCTTTTGAAAGAAGTAATAAATTGGACAAACTTTAGAAAAGAAAATCCATGGCTTGAAAACGCCTGGATCGAGAATGTTACACATAATACTTTCACAATCGCTTACACGGTCACTGATGGCTTACACGGTATAAGGGTTTATGTGAACATATCTGGGCATCGAGAGAATTTCGAAGGTATTTCATTAAAACCTTACGAAGTAAAAGTTATGTGATCTACTACGTGAAAGTTTGCACAATAAAATAGTCATGGTATAATTGTTAGGAAGCGCTCCTGATTTTAGAATCTTAGTTCTCAAAAAAGTTGAAAAGATGGAGGTGGCAAGTATGTACGTAGAGATTGTTGACGTAAAGGCAAGAGAAGTACTCGATTCTCGCGGTAATCCGACAGTTGAGGTTGAAGTTTTACTTGAAGATGGTAGTTTTGGTAGGGCTATTGTTCCAAGTGGTGCGTCAACCGGAAAGTTTGAGGCGCTCGAACTGAGAGATGGAGATAAGAAGAGATATCAAGGAAAAGGTGTAACGAAAGCAGTGGAGCATGTGAACGAAATCATAGCACCAAGGGTTGTTGGTTTAAATGCATTTGATCAAGTGTATCTTGACAAGGTATTACTCGAGTTGGATGGTACAGAAAACAAATCGAAGCTTGGTGCAAATGCCATTCTTGGTGTTTCCATGGCCGTTGCAAGGGCAGCCGCTGAAAGTGCTGGGTTACCACTTTACAAATATCTTGGTGGTGCTAACGCAAAAGTTCTTCCTGTTCCGTTTATGAATGTCATTAACGGTGGTGCGCACGCAGATAACAACTTGGATATTCAAGAATTCATGCTTGTGCCAGCTGGGGCTCCGTCTTTCAAAGAAGCATTAAGATATGGTGCTGAAGTCTTCCATACACTCAAAAAGATACTCAAAGATGCTGGACATGTTACGGCAGTTGGCGATGAAGGTGGT is a genomic window containing:
- a CDS encoding sodium-translocating pyrophosphatase; the protein is MELLFFFVPFVGLLVVYINFSAMLKKPEGTDLMKEISSLIRRGADTFINHEYRTVLTYAIVIAVVLSILTAWYVGVAFLVGAAMSSLAGYIGMKAATRANARVTEQARLTKQIGKALKVAFQGGSVMGISVASLALLGLNIVILLFKHQLEQSSMILVQNRIGVSFIPFAMTISGYALGCSIVAMFDRVGGGVYTKAADMAADLVGKTELKLPEDDPRNPATIADNVGDNVGDVAGLGADLLESYMGAILSVIVLACYTFVLSGQKYYDVLLNLVYYPVGFAAVGLISCIVGILFVILKKSSDKPHAELNYSLIISALLTIIGNYFFTDIILNKPNYQEALVLYGFRFGPFSAFFAAIIGIFAGIIIGLLAEYYTSDNFTPTKRLSYKSIDGTGMVISGGMALGMKSTFLPCLVLFFSIYLADRLSGLYGVAMAAVGMLSFVGTSVTVDSYGPIADNAGGISEMAGLEPEVRHITDRLDMVGNTTAAIGKGFAIGSASLAALSLFASYMFSQTTPGEYVKSIQELLNLNIINSRTLGGAVLGASLPYLFSGILIEAVVKSAGKMVEEIRRQVKEKPGILDGKEKPDYEKCIAISADGALREMVLPAMISIATPLISGFLFGVQFVGGLLVGTTLSGIMLALYTANAGGAWDNAKKHLEQGKIKGLGKGSPEHAALVVGDTVGDPLKDTVGPSLDILIKIMAVVSLIFAPLFERFSIL
- a CDS encoding alpha-amylase family glycosyl hydrolase, producing the protein MIGYEIFIRSFADSNDDGIGDFRGIAQKVDYFKMLGVDLIWLTPHFKSPSYHGYDIIDYFDTNSTFGSLEDFRYMVDTLHANGIKLIIDLPLNHVSDRHPWFKAAMNGEKPYVDYFLWVQPHFNTAEKRHWDEELLWHNRNGKWYYGVFGGSSPDLNYENPEVVEKSLEIVEFWLKQGVDGFRFDAAKHIYDYDIEEGTFRYKHDKNVNYWQLVMDKARSVKGAEVFAVTEVWDDPEIVDRYAKTIGCSFNFYFTEAIRESMQHGAVYKIVDCFQRTLTKKPYKPSNFTGNHDMHRLAQLLPQEEQRKVFFGLLMTTPGVPFIYYGDELGMKGMYDSTFTEDVIEPFPWYASLSGEGQTFWKAVRFNRAFTGVAVEEQINRETSLLKEVINWTNFRKENPWLENAWIENVTHNTFTIAYTVTDGLHGIRVYVNISGHRENFEGISLKPYEVKVM
- the murD gene encoding UDP-N-acetylmuramoyl-L-alanine--D-glutamate ligase, encoding MKYALLGFGLSNKYAAKFLMKIGEEIFVSEGGKLSQDDKKFLDENKIPYEEGENSEKILQAEVILTSPSVPHNHPVLVKAQQLGKYVDTEITYFMKYLDWNPKIIAVTGSVGKSTTVAMINHLISKFSSSQISGNFGIPIAQVLLEGKKPGYIVVEISSFQLYWTPYFKPHVAVITNIYPNHLDWHPTMEHYANSKMKIAKFQDKQDYFIYNPKDTETLKRIQYVQATKVPFIADFEFEEIPFHIRTRQNVENIAAAKTVINVLNLQFNMNMLEDFVPLPHRMEYCGTINGAHYYNDSKATNAAAVVKALENFDKNLFLIIAGKGKNEDYTVLADKIKEKCKHVAIIGPIADSIEPYLKERNVNYKRYSDIEQAVREISQIAREGDFVLLGPAGASYDAYKNFEERGNHYKKIVKEIQDAFS